One window from the genome of Mauremys mutica isolate MM-2020 ecotype Southern chromosome 4, ASM2049712v1, whole genome shotgun sequence encodes:
- the LOC123368864 gene encoding glycine N-acyltransferase-like protein 3 isoform X1, which translates to MLILSCPSKLRLLEGMLRRGLPDTLPVYGTVMHVNRGNPAGQEVLVDSWPEFKMVLTRPRREVARDPSDYFTNLYTAFYRDEGACRALLGNSRTVDWGQAFQILGLQDGVHEKIRDIARARGLEMETHPHRLLLHPDPPAISQYRPEKGLRLAPVSPAHAMLLNDTWTFGGNSWSLRYLSHLIRHFPSACLLDPEGTPISWCLTDPLAALTHGYTLPEHRGQCHFGSVVGTLAAQLHARSFPVHTRVLPHNEPSLHTLQRLGFRILPGVFYLLVVRPGFAQSQPASALDSAQDPAPSSGERQHAQQHLAQGEGSGGEEDTA; encoded by the exons ATGCTGATCCTGAGCTGTCCCTCCAAGCTGCGGCTGCTGGAGGGGATGCTACGGCGGGGCCTGCCTGACACGCTGCCG GTCTACGGCACGGTGATGCATGTGAACCGCGGGAACCCGGCTGGCCAGGAGGTGCTGGTGGATTCATGGCCAGAGTTCAAAATGGTCCTCACCCGGCCACGCAGAGAA GTGGCGCGGGACCCAAGTGATTATTTCACCAATTTGTACACGGCTTTTTACCGGGACGAGGGCGCCTGCCGGGCCCtgctggggaacagccgcaccGTGGACTGGGGCCAGGCCTTCCAGATACTGG GGCTGCAGGACGGGGTACATGAGAAGATCAGGGACATCGCCAGGGCCAGGGGGCTTGAGATGGAGACGCATCCGCACCGGCTACTACTGCACCCAGACCCACCTGCCATTTCCCAGTACCG GCCTGAGAAGGGGCTCaggctggcccccgtgtcccccgCCCACGCCATGCTGCTCAACGACACCTGGACGTTTGGGGGGAACAGCTGGAGCCTGCGCTACCTGAGCCACCTGATCCGCCACTTCCCCAGTGCCTGCCTGCTGGACCCTGAGGGGACCCCCATCTCCTGGTGCCTCACCGACCCGCTGGCTGCCCTGACACACGGTTACACCCTCCCGGAGCATCGTGGCCAGTGCCACTTCGGATCCGTGGTGGGGACGCTGGCAGCACAGTTGCATGCCCGCAGCTTCCCTGTTCACACCCGGGTGCTGCCCCACAACGAGCCTTCACTGCACACCCTGCAACGCCTCGGCTTCCGCATCCTGCCTGGGGTGTTCTACCTGCTGGTGGTGAGGCCTGGGTTCGCCCAGTCCcagccagccagtgccctggACTCGGCCCAGGACcctgcgcccagctctggggaacgGCAACACGCCCAACAGCACTTagcacagggggaggggagcggaggagAAGAGGACACGGCCTAG
- the LOC123368864 gene encoding glycine N-acyltransferase-like protein 3 isoform X2, whose protein sequence is MHVNRGNPAGQEVLVDSWPEFKMVLTRPRREVARDPSDYFTNLYTAFYRDEGACRALLGNSRTVDWGQAFQILGLQDGVHEKIRDIARARGLEMETHPHRLLLHPDPPAISQYRPEKGLRLAPVSPAHAMLLNDTWTFGGNSWSLRYLSHLIRHFPSACLLDPEGTPISWCLTDPLAALTHGYTLPEHRGQCHFGSVVGTLAAQLHARSFPVHTRVLPHNEPSLHTLQRLGFRILPGVFYLLVVRPGFAQSQPASALDSAQDPAPSSGERQHAQQHLAQGEGSGGEEDTA, encoded by the exons ATGCATGTGAACCGCGGGAACCCGGCTGGCCAGGAGGTGCTGGTGGATTCATGGCCAGAGTTCAAAATGGTCCTCACCCGGCCACGCAGAGAA GTGGCGCGGGACCCAAGTGATTATTTCACCAATTTGTACACGGCTTTTTACCGGGACGAGGGCGCCTGCCGGGCCCtgctggggaacagccgcaccGTGGACTGGGGCCAGGCCTTCCAGATACTGG GGCTGCAGGACGGGGTACATGAGAAGATCAGGGACATCGCCAGGGCCAGGGGGCTTGAGATGGAGACGCATCCGCACCGGCTACTACTGCACCCAGACCCACCTGCCATTTCCCAGTACCG GCCTGAGAAGGGGCTCaggctggcccccgtgtcccccgCCCACGCCATGCTGCTCAACGACACCTGGACGTTTGGGGGGAACAGCTGGAGCCTGCGCTACCTGAGCCACCTGATCCGCCACTTCCCCAGTGCCTGCCTGCTGGACCCTGAGGGGACCCCCATCTCCTGGTGCCTCACCGACCCGCTGGCTGCCCTGACACACGGTTACACCCTCCCGGAGCATCGTGGCCAGTGCCACTTCGGATCCGTGGTGGGGACGCTGGCAGCACAGTTGCATGCCCGCAGCTTCCCTGTTCACACCCGGGTGCTGCCCCACAACGAGCCTTCACTGCACACCCTGCAACGCCTCGGCTTCCGCATCCTGCCTGGGGTGTTCTACCTGCTGGTGGTGAGGCCTGGGTTCGCCCAGTCCcagccagccagtgccctggACTCGGCCCAGGACcctgcgcccagctctggggaacgGCAACACGCCCAACAGCACTTagcacagggggaggggagcggaggagAAGAGGACACGGCCTAG
- the LOC123368864 gene encoding glycine N-acyltransferase-like protein 3 isoform X3 translates to MARVQNGPHPATQRMSPLQVARDPSDYFTNLYTAFYRDEGACRALLGNSRTVDWGQAFQILGLQDGVHEKIRDIARARGLEMETHPHRLLLHPDPPAISQYRPEKGLRLAPVSPAHAMLLNDTWTFGGNSWSLRYLSHLIRHFPSACLLDPEGTPISWCLTDPLAALTHGYTLPEHRGQCHFGSVVGTLAAQLHARSFPVHTRVLPHNEPSLHTLQRLGFRILPGVFYLLVVRPGFAQSQPASALDSAQDPAPSSGERQHAQQHLAQGEGSGGEEDTA, encoded by the exons ATGGCCAGAGTTCAAAATGGTCCTCACCCGGCCACGCAGAGAA TGTCCCCCCTGCAGGTGGCGCGGGACCCAAGTGATTATTTCACCAATTTGTACACGGCTTTTTACCGGGACGAGGGCGCCTGCCGGGCCCtgctggggaacagccgcaccGTGGACTGGGGCCAGGCCTTCCAGATACTGG GGCTGCAGGACGGGGTACATGAGAAGATCAGGGACATCGCCAGGGCCAGGGGGCTTGAGATGGAGACGCATCCGCACCGGCTACTACTGCACCCAGACCCACCTGCCATTTCCCAGTACCG GCCTGAGAAGGGGCTCaggctggcccccgtgtcccccgCCCACGCCATGCTGCTCAACGACACCTGGACGTTTGGGGGGAACAGCTGGAGCCTGCGCTACCTGAGCCACCTGATCCGCCACTTCCCCAGTGCCTGCCTGCTGGACCCTGAGGGGACCCCCATCTCCTGGTGCCTCACCGACCCGCTGGCTGCCCTGACACACGGTTACACCCTCCCGGAGCATCGTGGCCAGTGCCACTTCGGATCCGTGGTGGGGACGCTGGCAGCACAGTTGCATGCCCGCAGCTTCCCTGTTCACACCCGGGTGCTGCCCCACAACGAGCCTTCACTGCACACCCTGCAACGCCTCGGCTTCCGCATCCTGCCTGGGGTGTTCTACCTGCTGGTGGTGAGGCCTGGGTTCGCCCAGTCCcagccagccagtgccctggACTCGGCCCAGGACcctgcgcccagctctggggaacgGCAACACGCCCAACAGCACTTagcacagggggaggggagcggaggagAAGAGGACACGGCCTAG